A segment of the Fusarium musae strain F31 chromosome 2, whole genome shotgun sequence genome:
TGATGTCTCGTAAGAACCTGGCAACAGATGCGTCGCCATTGCTCAGCTGACAACACTCATCCAGTCCGTCTGCGACGAACACGCAACCTGGTACTGCTGTGATCATTTGCTTAAACAGGGCAACCAGAGTTCTTCTAGAGGCATGTTCGGAGGAGTCATTCTCCCAGGCGCGACGAATACATTCAAATGCGTTGTTGGTCTTTGCAGAAACTTGACGTTGCCATGATCTCAGAGCGGAGAATGGATCTTCTCGACTTTCGTGATCAgatgtgaagaagaaatggGACACAGGTGTTTCGAGGGCCTCAGATAAGTGGTGAACGATATGAGCAGTCAAAACGGTCTTTCCAAATCCTGCAGGCCCGTTTATCCATAGCACACTTGGCCTAGTTGAGTCCACTGGTGAGAGCCACGACTTAAACGCAGGTCTTTCAAATATCCATTCGCATGTTGAGTCGACGCGATTGGCCAAGGAATCTTCGTATTTATCGTTTGGAGCGGATTTTCCGAGCCATGATAACACATCGCGCTGCTCTTCAACTTGTTTGTCTTAGCCAAGTGATACCGAATAGTGTGAGGTGGCAAGACTTACACTTGATCcccttctcgatcttggttAACATTTGACGAATATCCTCTACCCATGCTGTGCTCTCCAATCCTTCAAATTTTTGGCTTTTGTCCTCTGGCGAAATCAGATTATAAAGTTGCTGCaccagcttctcaaagacGTCGACCTGCTCGGTGCGATTCTCTTTTCCACCAAGGGCCCATTTCAATCGCTTGCCTCTAGACTGTGATAACCCTCCAAACTGCCCGCTTTGTAATCTGGTTCCGGTGCGACTTCTTTGGAGCATTGACTCATCGCAGATAGTCTTTGCTATGATTTCCAAGATGCTCTCAATCAGATTCGCCCTCTCTTTGTTGTCGAGTCCACGATGGTGATCGGGCTGTAGTCGCCCATTGGAGATGCCAACACTGACTCCCCATTGTTCAAATCGAGCTCTAGCCGCTCGGAAGCGTGTATCCAATACATGGGATTCAGAATTCGACTCGCGGTAAGTTTGAAAGCGAGAAAGCGAGTCCAAACAGACGCTAAAGAGACCAGCGAGTCCGACAACACCAACGGCGAGGCCGGTCACTTCCATTTTGTCGAAACTGTGAAGATTTGGAAGAGGATAAGGAAAATTGTCGGTGAGACTACGATATTCTTGTAATCAGCCAATTATGCATCAAGACCTAACAAGGCTCTCAGCGAGGCTTCCAGGTCGCATGTTGGGCCGCCACAAGGCAGACTGCAAGACGCTCATAGTCAACAGCCAATTGGAAGCAGAGTAGTTGCATGTCACTTAGCAAATTATGCcagtaaagaaaatacctGCTAATCGATATCTGCGGCTGAAAATAGAAACACGAAACAGTAAGTAAATTTCCCCCTCCAACTCCCAGCACTTTCTTCATTCTGTACCAACCAAGCATCTTTGCAATGTCTGATCCGCTTTCTGTGACAGCGAGTGTTGTCGGCATTGTAGGCGCACTGTTACACGGCTCTAAGCGACTCTATGAATTTATTGACTCCCTCCAAAATGCCCCAAAGGACATCGCCGCGCTATCGACTGATTTGAGAGCCCTGTATGAGATCCTTGCCCATATCACGAATATCCAGGATAAACTATCTGGCCACCTCGACCTCTGCGCCAGCATAAAAGCGCCCTTGGAAAATTGTTTGAACATATTTGACGAGTTCACTTCCTTGCTGCAGGGCTTCACCCAGACCTCAAGAAATGGGACCGTCCAAGTCCGAGTCTGGAAGCAAATGGCCTGGGCATTCAGAGATAAGGAAATCCAGCTTTTCAGGGACACGATTACGGCATATAAAGTATCGTTAGATATGGCGTTGAGTGTCATGACATTGTAAGCGCGCCGTGACATCTGTGGTTATCCTTTCCTAACTCCCTTGCCATTAGTTCTACTATTGCATCAATAAACGAACGCACCAAAACATTCGAAACAGACTTCAAAGAGGAGTTCAAACACATCAAGTCAAGATTACAAGCTTTAGATAACGATCGTATCGAATTGGCTAGTGTCGCAGGCTGTAAAGGCTCTGAATGGTATGGAACAGAGGCCGACTTTGCAATGAAGCGTTTTCTCGAGTATACAGAATCATTCTGTGACTCACCTCCAGCATCGTTCCCTGGATCCCCGACTCTAGATCATTCTAAAGCCTGCGATGAGCTCGATACACAACATAGGTCGCCAGGTACAGCATCATCACGCCAActcaacgacaacaacagcacAGTACCATCCAATGGAAAGAAATACGTGGGGTTATTTAGTGAAACAGACCATCCTCAGTTTATCGTCTATCCATTCAATTCTGATTTACCAAAGGATGAAGAAACCATGCCAATGTGGCAGGAAAATTCAATGCTGGGACCGGCAGATACATTCGTCGATTTAGAGTCTGGGAGCCCTTCTAACACTCAGCCTGGCGCCAAGACCCCGGACCCAGCCACGAATCAAGACAAAAAGGCGGATCAATCGTCTACGAACAATGTTGCTTCTCCCAAAGCCTCCCTTGAGTCGACACATCACGAAGTCAAGGCCCAAATACCTACTGCCCCAATACCCAGACCGATAAACATCTACAGCAAAAGTGGATTTGACGCCCTCAAGGTACTCATGCTGGCTATCACTCGGAAGAATTCCCAATTCGATATCGGCCAAATCGACATGTCATGTTCCTTTGTCGTCTGCGATATTACGCTTGAAGACTGTCCTATAGTTTACGTCTCTGACAGCTTCCAAACTCTGACGGGGTATAGTCGACATGAGGCTCTTGGTAGAAACTGTCGGTTTCTCCAATCGCCAGACGGCAAGGTTGAAAGAGGTTCCCCAAGGCCATATGTGGATGACGGTACTGTGTACAGCCTCAAGACAAATgtggaggagaaaagagaaacacAGATAAGCATGATCAACTATCGGAAGGGAGGTAAGCCATTCTTGAACTTCCTTAGCATTATCCCTATACCCTGGGATACGGACGAGATTCGTTACTATGTTGGTTTTCAGATAGACTTGATTGAGCCTCCCACTGTATTCGTGCCAGGAAACATATGGACACAGTTATAATGACCATgattataatcttaagcgCGATTTCAATATACGCTGTAATGAGGACTGTAGCTAGGGCGAGTTTGTTTGAGATAAGTATTAAGTTGCTCCGGTATATTAAATTGGATATTATTAGATATATACCTCTTCGTGTAAGACCTGGAGATAACAGTATCAACTAGATTATCCCAAGTTGTCTCTTCTCAATGGAGCCTGCTAATTGATAGCAATGTTCTTAAGCAAGGGCTAGATTTGGGTGGTTCTCGTACTTGGAGCCAGAGTGGATCTATTAAATTATGATATTATGCGTTTTGAAGGTACTGTTTCGTAAATATGCAGTGCACTAAGCACACCATGTCAGCATGCCGTTTATACCCCTAGCCGTAGATGTAGGCCAACCCATGACGCACCGCAGAATCCTCCCAAAAAAACACTGTTCAACGCCGACGGGCTCGGACTGGCTTggaaaaagtatttaaaaagaaccctccctcttcttgatgCCAACAAATAAACCCATCCCTAATCACTATATCACGAAACTATCATCATGACTTCGAACCCCAATCCTTTCTCCTACAACGACCATTCCGGGGATGAGCACGAAGACATGGAGCAAAGTTCAGACTCCACTTTGGACAGCTTCTTAACAAGCCATTCTGGCTTGGGTGTTGCCCCATCACCACTTCGGCTGAGAAGCCCAGTTGTCATTCCCCAGAGATGCCCCGGAAACAAAGAACGCGGTTTCGTAGAGGCATACGCGCCTGATCTTCAGGCTTTTGGTATTGATCAAGAAACATTCCTCGCACTCATACGATCTATCAACAAAGCTGCCCAAGCGTCTAAATGGCTCTATGCCATACAGGTGGCTGCTATAGGCACCGGATTCATTCCCAATCACATCGCTCTAGGGGTTTCCACTGCCGTGCAGATCGTCGCCGGGATTGTCGCTAAGACGGAGACTCGATGGAAGTAAGGTTGTTAGTTTCTCTCTCGTTCTTGTGACTGATCTTTAAATAGAACCAACTCGTTCATGGATCGAGCAAATATCAGTTTCTTCCAGCCGCGAGGACTGTATTGTCTCCTCATGTCCTACAATCCCATCTCCTCcagcaacaaagaaaagactgACCCAGTGCAAGCCATGTTGAAGCATAAGTCGACAGCTGGAGCCTCGTCCAAGACCAGAAGAAACCTGCGAAATCCTTCGGCTGGTGTGTCCCACGGCCAAGACGATCTCCCCGACTCTGTTGCGACTCTTATCTACCCAACCATTGAGCGGACGACTCAGAACTCATACAAGAAGAAAGCGGTGTTTGCCAAGCTGAACGACTATTTTGATCAGCGAGCTCAGGCACGCTACGTAGGCAGCAGCACTCTTACACATTGCCCTTTAGTCTCGTTCGCTGACTCTAGATTTACGCAGGCCTCTGAAAGTAATGGAGACATACTCTCCACCACACCGCAAAAGCCTTTCTCGAACCGCTTCCTTGACCCAAACCATCCTGTCTCTAACGGTGGCTTACTTGGCCTCTTATCTGGGGGCAAGCTGACACCAGACCTTcaaaagcaaaaagaaagtatGCGCTCTGCCATGGCCGATCAGGAACAGCTGATTCGGGACCAACAGTCTGCCCAGATGGCAAATCTCATCTCTATGCTCCAAGGCATGGATCTTACGGCTGAAGAGCAGCAAGCCTATATCCAGCAATATGAGAGTGCATACGAGATACAACTGCAACAGCTTCAGGATCAGTCTGAGCTGTTAGAGAACGGACAGCGTCGAATTAATCGTGTATGCCATCCGATGTAAAGTTATAGACAGATTGTTAGCTGACAAAGAGCTAGAACATTCTCTATTTAATGATTGTCAACCTACCTTCAcctgaagagatggaagcgGCTCAGAACGGTAGATCGGTCACGGATCTTGGAAATAATGGCAACGGCGTGACAATTGCAAGTGTGGATGTAGAGTAGACATGACATGGGTTTGCACATGGAGCCTCAGCGTTATAATATCGCGCGTGAATAAGTTATTTAGTTCTTCGTTTCGCTCTATTCATGACCACTCGTGTCTCATTAGCGCTCTGCCACGGCCACGTCTCAAAGAATGCCCGTAGCTGGCTGCCGTGATTTGGGTCCGTAAATATCCTGTAGAGTAACTCTTTTGACGTCTCAAAGGCAGCATGTTCTTGTCTTGCGACAAAGCTTACGACCACACTAACCGGAAACCCCACaaagttgatgaagatggccccCATATCAGGCCTCTGAAAGAAGGGAACCATGAGCAAGACTTTACGGCAGTACAGCCAAGCCGTAGTGTCGTCGGCCATGATTTGGTACAGGAGGCTGCAAGTCGCCCAGTAGATCATGCCCAAATGAGCCATGGCAAAGTCTTCTGGGGACAGAGAGGAATCCTGGGTTGCAGGGATCGATATCAACTCTTCGGCGAAGCTGACACTAGCATCGCCGAGAGAATTGCACCAGTTGCGTAGATCTTCGCGGCAAATTCGGCATCTTTCCTGCAGCTGCTTATGCAATGACTCCTGCTGCGTGGcatcagcagcttctcgCTCAAGGTCTTCCAGGAGACCAGGAATCTCCAGAAGTATGTCCACCAACTCGTCCTTCGGAGTCTTTGGTACCGTGGACCATGGTATGGACTTCCACCCTGGGGTGTCAAAAGCCGACCGTTTACGGTTATGAATTTCAGGGTAAATCTAGAGACGAATCTTAGTATGGGGTTAAGATTACCTGAATCTCTCGTACCAGATGTAGGCGACCGTCTGCAAATAGCTGGTGAGCAATGCCTTCTTTGTAGCTCTCTGGACCTCTGGCAAGGATAATGGCTTTTTGTCCTGTCGAGTGACGAAGCCAGGTTATTCCGTGGAGGCAAGATTGACGGCCATTAGATACTTGAAGTAACTGCGCGGGTCAGTCAACATGGGAGGACAACAGCACGGGGATTAACAGTACCTCAAATGCTGCGAGAAGCGCAGATGTCATTAGCCTAGGTTCTTCTGTCGTCTGTTCTTGTTTGATATGCGGCAAAGACCGAGCCAGGATCTGCAGCGCCTTGGAGTACATATGAAATGCCTCCATAATGACAGATAACTGTTTCATTTGCTGCCCAACCAACGCCAGTGCGTTGGCGAGAAGCCCAGCACGAACGCCCTCATCGTTTTTGGCCAAGTCTTGCACGACTTGTATCCACCCCGTAGTCGAATGCCTAGTGGCCTGCAGAGAGAACATCTGTCCATTATTGGGGAGGAGGAAGCGCCAGTAGAGAAACAAGTACCTTGACTCCGCTGCTGTGCGTTCTAGTGATAGGTCAAGTAATGGCGTTGATACCGCAGTCTGGTCTGGGGCATGTGGGGGAGAATGCGATCTACATGACAGAGCGCCGTGGCCATGTTGGGTCCGGTTGACGAATATTGGAGGCCTTTCATAGCCTCCACAGCTGAGTCCAGCCCGGGTGCATCGGCGACACCAGGGTCGAAGCTGATCACACTGGAAGTAAATCAGCAGACAGATACTTGACCGACAAATGTAAGAACTTACCTCAAGCTTACGACTCTTGCAGGTATGGCAAGCTTTCGAACGACCCGGCACTCCGACCATGACTCGACCTTATGGGTGAAAAGCTGGTATGGCGATGGGACGGAGAGTTGTTATTGGGCTTAGCCCCTCAGTCAGATATCTCCTCGGCTACGCGTGTGCCGATCAGCTGTCGGAATGGTGGTCCTGTCCCGCACAATGCTTCCCAATTTGTCTTAGCTCATTGACTACTTTTGTTTGCCATTTACGTCCAGGGTGTGGCGAATGAATATAGCATATAGCGATGTTAACTATACTTACGATATCATGGAATGGACTTTCAGTAATTGCATATCGTTAAATACTGATTTCGAAGTCTGATTCTCCTAAGggtttatattattatacaaTTCAGCTGCCTCTACATTTACTTAAACACTAAAGCCCATTTAGTACCGAGTATCTATAGTAGTAGTAGataagattaagatatatattaattaagtcttcAGGTTTACagtatcttaataatatatattaagtaaatataataaaaggttttaattaagtttagggtttatataaatatatatatatatatatttaataaagattagtttttaaaaaggtaCTAAACTgctagttattaatatattaagttactaaaatatagtatctattaataactattaacaTAACTAAGttatattctttaagtttataaataacAAAGGcaacttttaaatattaattttcttttttaatctgAAGATAGATAGGCAATTATCATTATTGCGGTTAGATCGTAGTGCCTCATGTATTTATACCTCCTGTTTTCTTATCATATTTGATTCCAACTTTTCTATCTTCCTTAACCTCACCGCATGACAAAGGTTCCAGATGAATACATAGCCCATTACCCCAGCTACCAGCACTGCAACCGCCGCGATCGGCCCAACAATAGCCAACACAGTAAAGCACATTGACGCGCTCTGGAATGCATCGCTATCTTGTAACATCGTCGTGGCTAGCCCGACTTGCATCGCAGCCAAGATGAGGGCAAAATAGACCGTTGCCACTGTGATGGGCGCCACCATCTGCTTGAAGAAATGACGGTAACTTGAGTATGGGTTCAGATATCCGTTTACGAAGGCGTGTACACCACCAGTGCGAGAGCGGAACCGCCATATCCATTGGATCCGGGGGAGCCGAAGATTGCCGTATTTAAATCGTGGATTGACATCGAGGCCTGATGCTTCAAGATGGTCGGTGAAAGAGGAGACGAAGGCGGTCCAGCGCTCCCAAGTCATGGATTCAGAAAGAATGCCCTCTGCTTTTGCAACCTTCCAGTCGGACTTGTCTTGGATCAGCCATGTATACGACTGGACCATACCGGCAGCAGTTGCCCATAAGTTGTCGTCACCACAGCACAGATAGCGCTCCCAAAAGTCAAACGACAGTAAATAATCTGGACATGGCTTCACAAACAGCCGATAATCATCCCAAAGCAAGTGCAAGTCCGCTTGCTCATCGCATACAATCTTCCGACCGTACACGAGATGCTGATGTAGAGGTCGTCCAGGCATCGGTTTCCCGACCATCCAAAGCTGGTTATGGATCTCGTTGAGCCTAGACACGTCTAGCTCGACTTGTAGGTATTTCTCGACACCATAGTTGAATTTTAGTCGATTCAGTTTCCCTTTGTGTGCATAAACAGCAGGCAGAACAAGACTGTCTGGCTTTGACTTCGCGAGAGTACTCGACTTTTCAGGGATGTGAAACAGTGATACGGATTCATCGAATGGCACTGGTCTGGCGGTATTTAGAGTCTGTTGGCGAGAGATTCCGTGCATTGTGGACCGGGGAAGAAGATCCTGGCTTTGGACTTTCTCGAGTATTGTTTTTTCGGAGTGATTGTACAAAAATACAAGCGAAAGAAGCACGCACAAGGTCGGCCATAAGACCAGGATGTAGTCTCTGTTAGCTGACGTCACGGTAACCCTTGCTGATaaatgttgatggtgagaatGATCAATTGCTGCGAAATGGTTATGACGAAGGAACATAACGTCACTGTGCAGTTCATAAAGTCATTTCGACCAGCTGATTGGTTGCCCTTATGCGAAGGCAGGGGATCTGTAAGCACTTGGGTCACGGAGTGCCTAGAAACGGTGATTTAAGCCGTTGATGTGCCAGCTGTGCCGCAATGACAACGTTAAGCATGCTGAGACATAATTACGAACAGGAATATATAATGTAAGCCTATTTGACTGATTTCTCAACTGGCTGGGAGCATTGGAGAGAGGGTATTCCCTTTCATATCCCCAGAGCCCTCGTAGAATGATTCAGTTCGCAACAGTCAGCATCGCTATTCATCATGAATGCTATATATACGCTCGAAGCCAAGGCCCTCGCAAAAGACGAAGTGCATAGGAAAAGGCTTGAGGAACAGGTCGAGCGACGCAAGGCGCAGGAGCAAGACAAAAGCAGAGGAGAAAATGTGTGGTTCTCTCGTCGGATCAAAGACGGCCATTTATACCACTGGGCATTATTCATGTACGGGAAGAAATACGAGCTGAGACTCCCCTCGCGACAGAAGTACAAGAACCTACCAAAAGGACATCTCGTTGGATCTTTGGTACCGTCATTCGACTACTAGAGCAATATTGCGCCGTGGTCCATgcaggaggagatgatgCGGCTTCGGCAGGAGAGCCTTGATAGTGAGGGCAAGCCGTATGCCCAGGACTACTACATCTGCCAGATCGGCTGGACCAAGCTATCAGAAGCAAGAGTTGACGAAGAATGTGAGGCCGCTCATAAATCCTTTGGCGTATATGTCCTCGGTTTCAACGACTGTCAGAGTTTCTTGCGGCAATTTGCGAAGCGGATCATCAAACAGCCTGAGGACTGCGCCCTCGACTTCTGGTGGTTTGAAAAGAACATCCAAACACCATATCATGAGTTACAGATAATTCCTGCTGATGAGAATATCAAGGCTTTTCAGTTTTATATGCGGACAGCCTTGTATGGTTCTGTGGGCGCGACAGTCGGGGTAGCAGGCGCGACGTATGAGCACCAATATCAACCGCAAGAACCAATGACGAACGCAGCCGACAGTAAAAACGGCAAGGATTCAGCTGACGGTGATGACGGATGTTGCGATTgtgatggatgttgttgcTAAAGCAATATGGCGACTTCCTATTTATACCAGCAACCCTTATATCAATATAATAATGAAGATCAAAGTATTTAAAAACAAACTGAAATCTCTTTTGACGGCAATTAACATAGAAGTTTATATCAGCACAacttcctcaagctctttgccCTTCAGACTATGCAAATTATCAGACAAATCATGCATATTACCATCTCCTGCCTGTGCTTTGTAATAAAGAAACCCCAAGCCTTCTCTTCTATAAACAGTTGGTTCTCCAGAGCTTTTTGAAACAATGAGCACGCAATAGCCAAACTGATTGGTATTTAACTCAAAGTACTGAAGGTTCTGTCGCATGTCGCCATTTCCATTCTCGAAGTTGAGTATAGCAATGCCTACAGTATGTCCTCCAAGTATGACTGGTCTGTAAGACGTTCGACGGATCTTGGAGAAAGGTTCTGTAGCCATGAAACTTAACGAATGCTTTGGCACAGATAAATCTTGGCCAAGCTTTCCAATTTCGGGTAGTGTCTTTGGAATGCCCATGAAACTCATTGGCACCGGTTGTTCGATCCAGCTAGGTGTCCCGTGATTGCTCTTGTGCGAAACGCGACGAAGTTGCCACCGAGAGGCGTCACTGAAAGCCAAACTTGATAGATCCTCACGCAGTTGACGCCCAAATTTGTTAGTGTTCGTACCTACTGCATACCTGCTGGGAACAATGCAGATGACAGCTCCATCTAATGATGCCCATGACCAGCTTGGCGCACGAGGTGAGTCGGGCTTCTTAGTTTTGGTTCCGTCAGCTACCACCCAGCATAAATTCTCAGTGAAAGTAAATCCCCATAGGCCAGCAAGATAATCATCCGAAAGCCGACGCTGTATGATCGATGCAATGCCAGCCAGGGCTGGAAGTCTATCCGTTGGTCTGGTTAAAGCGCACTGAGAATACCATTCGACAATCTGGTGCCACTCTCCGATATTGTTCAAAGGTTCCGATAGCGTAGCGATCTTAGGTCCAAGTCCGGGGGTGCCTTCAAGAAACTCAGATCTCATCGTGTCTAAAGAAATAACCTGATTGAACTCGGTTTCAAAATAAATTTGTGATGGAAGAAAATGAAGAGTTCTCCTCGAGAGCAAACGCTCTTGTAGAACCCATCCTCGCCAGTTGATTGCGCTCTCATGTACAATGGCCCGGGAGAACTGACTTGGCAATGAGAGCCCAAAAGCCTGGTCGTGTTCTCCACGGAGAACCACCATGCCTTTGCGAAAGGTCCTGTGCAGAAACCCTTTGTTCTCATTGTCTCCGAGATGGCATGCGATAGTACACATGGAGTTCTGGTAGATGTCCCCCATAAGCCTTGACTCACGCTGCCaatcagcctcatcatcttgtACAATGCAGAGAGAGTCAATCCACAGGTATCGGACACCCATTTCTCGGCATATGACGATAGCTTCTCTGAAGGTGCGGGAAAGCTTTTGCCACGGAATAACTTTTCGCTGGTCTCCTATATTATTTCTCGTTGTCGTGATATGGCCTGTTGAGCTCCAGCGATGGCTCAAAGTCATGTAAGTGCCCAAGGTTTCCCTGCTCGGTTCAAGCAGCCGAATTGGTTTCGACTTTAAATCATGCCATGTATCGTCTTTCTCTCCCACATCTATCACGCGCGAGGGCAGAGTATTTATTGCGGCGCCACGGGTACGCACATCTTGCCAGAGAAGCATTCTGGCGTAATAGAGCTCCGAAGTTCCCCAGAAGAGGTCACGGCTTGGTGAACCAAGACTGGATATATTTGTTAAATAAGGCGAGCGACATGGAGCACAGGCGTTCATTAGCTCGGAATCTAATCATATGTCAATCCTGGTTTTCTTCCATTTCCAACCAGAGTAGGAACTTACCGAAATCAGGATACACTTTCAACACACAATAAGCCCTCGGTGATACGTAAACATCGATAACGGTCACCGAGTCCTTCCGGCCCCTCAGAGCAACCCAACCTGGAATCCCTGACACGAAGCGATTGTTGAAAACCACGCTGCTGGATATCTCTCTATCAAGCCGATCGGGATCGTATTGATCCGTTACGGCAGCGGATGTAGCGAGGAATTCCCTCTGCAGCCCTTTGCGCACAAGGCTGCATAGAGCGCACTGAGTAGCGCGTGATGCGAGCTCCAGATACCCGTTGATATGCTTTTGAAACTCCGGTCCTAAAGGAAGCCAAATCTTCTTGCAGGTATTACAGAAACTTtgcacatcatcatcagtgaCCGACTCACTCTGTGCGCTGTTAAATTGAAATACACAAAATGATCACTGGAATACTCACTTCAATCTTGGTGACATATTGCAGCAACGTATCGTTGCTCTGAGCATACATCCTTCAGTGACGATTCGTATCATCGAATTAGACGAACAGCGAGAATTAGGATTGAAGTATATATGATTAAGAAAGCAGCTTTACATATCGCTTTATTTACCCTGGTGGGGGCCTCTGATCTCACCAAAATAAGACGAGGAATGACAAGATTGTGTTGCGAGGTGACCTAGCAACTACAATTACAATTACAATACATTTCAAGCTATTAAATTTCAGTTATGCGGCTCGGCTCCCACGAGGCTGCATCTGAACCCCTGGCAACACCAGCAGCGCCGCCGTAGCGGTGAATGACCCTGGCTCAGTTTCCGGCCAACACTTTAGCTTACTGCATAACAATATCCCGGTAAGTCCACGGTAAAGACCCAACAAGGCTTTCGACCAGGCACCCAAGGCGGGTCCAAGCCACTTCGATGTGCGCACAGCATACCCTGCTAGCCTGCAAGGCAATAAGCAAACTAGAAACAAAATAACCCCCAAAAAAGTCCCTGTGCATATTATTACACAACGGATCTTCAGGATATGATCAAGTTAAAATTGCTACTTATCTTGGGCTCAGAACGGTAGTATTCATCGTTGGACTACGGAGGTGGATTATTAGCCAGCTAAAGCACATATATGACATGTCAGTGGCATCCCTTATATCGTAGAATGTCCATTGGACTGGGCTACCTTAGGTTTCAGAAAGGGGGACAACAACATGATCATTGAACGCCAACGCCGGATGCCAATCCTCCTGATCTTTGCTGACTCTCGCAGCGCTCTTCAGACACCAGCTCACAGCATTGGCATACGCAGTCCCAACTCTAAATGCAAATTGCGTGTCTGCAACTTGAGCTGCCCACTTCTGTACAttctttgcctcttcttccccgaATGTGTCGCCTTTGGCATACGGACAGACATCCTTTAGTGGCTGCCAGAATGCAATCTCTATCAACACCAGCCCGAATGAGTAAATATCATATTGTGTCATGTATCTCTTTGCCTCACTACCGATGTAATCAGGATGCCGATAAGTGCTTCGTTCAACCTGTGCTGACGTCTTGGCGGCATCGATATTGGACTC
Coding sequences within it:
- a CDS encoding hypothetical protein (EggNog:ENOG41); this translates as MEAFHMYSKALQILARSLPHIKQEQTTEEPRLMTSALLAAFEVLGPESYKEGIAHQLFADGRLHLIYPEIHNRKRSAFDTPGWKSIPWSTVPKTPKDELVDILLEIPGLLEDLEREAADATQQESLHKQLQERCRICREDLRNWCNSLGDASVSFAEELISIPATQDSSLSPEDFAMAHLGMIYWATCSLLYQIMADDTTAWLYCRKVLLMVPFFQRPDMGAIFINFVGFPDIYGPKSRQPATGIL
- the WC1 gene encoding blue light receptor: MPMWQENSMLGPADTFVDLESGSPSNTQPGAKTPDPATNQDKKADQSSTNNVASPKASLESTHHEVKAQIPTAPIPRPINIYSKSGFDALKVLMLAITRKNSQFDIGQIDMSCSFVVCDITLEDCPIVYVSDSFQTLTGYSRHEALGRNCRFLQSPDGKVERGSPRPYVDDGTVYSLKTNVEEKRETQISMINYRKGGKPFLNFLSIIPIPWDTDEIRYYVGFQIDLIEPPTVFVPGNIWTQL